In Spinacia oleracea cultivar Varoflay chromosome 5, BTI_SOV_V1, whole genome shotgun sequence, a single window of DNA contains:
- the LOC110778331 gene encoding uncharacterized protein isoform X3: MCLQIHGLQIRQELQFYFIRSWDNWSASSAVLTITGQSCSSSKNAYLQGNLQAAGPSGGRWPGGREEKNRDKTRDSLFSLSLFLSIISFILSHPPLNLKPEDLQSSISPSSLTQIHQSTSQIHPHNILFNLHQTIFTLTHSPQKIQFPPKISSTQKSSTMGYRPKRTCTGASRRQEEASTSRAPPPPQFAPDPAFPDMVLVSEEQKTRIAHLKLRKDYLVRNWSFWTCFMTIWATTRSRGSSGRLLSTCGSLRCSWLSPGS, encoded by the exons ATGTGCCTTCAAATACACGGATTACAAATTCGACAAGAGCTccaattttatttca TAAGAAGTTGGGacaactggtctgcatcaagtgcagtactgacgattacagggcaaagttgttcatcatccAAAAATGCATATTTACAGGGCAACCTACAAGCTGCAGGCCCGTCGGGCGGGCGTTGGCCCGGCGGGCGAGAGGAGAAAAATCGGGACAAAACACGGGACTCCCTCTTCTCCCTTTCACTTTTCCTCTCAATCATTTCCTTCATTCTCTCTCACCCACCATTAAACCTCAAACCCGAAGATCTTCAAAGCTCCATATCTCCCTCATCTCTCACCCAAATTCATCAATCCACATCCCAAATTCATCCTCATAACATCCTCTTCAACctccaccaaacaattttcacCCTTACTCACTCCCCACAAAAAATCCAATTTCCACCAAAAATCTCAAGTACTCAAAAATCTTCAACCATGGGTTATAGGCCAAAGAGGACTTGCACGGGAGCGTCTAGGAGGCAAGaggaggcttccacaagccgtgcaccaccaccacctcagttTGCACCCGACCCGGCTTTCCCGGACATGGTTCTTGTTAGTGAGGAGCAAAAAACTCGCATTGCACACCTCAAGCTTCGAAAG gactacttggtgagaaattggtctttttggACCTGTTTCATGACAATTTGGGCCACTACGCgatcccgagggagttcgggacgactATTGTCGACttgcgggagccttagatgctcatggttgagccccggaagttag
- the LOC110778331 gene encoding uncharacterized protein isoform X2 gives MNPYLMCLQIHGLQIRQELQFYFIRSWDNWSASSAVLTITGQSCSSSKNAYLQGNLQAAGPSGGRWPGGREEKNRDKTRDSLFSLSLFLSIISFILSHPPLNLKPEDLQSSISPSSLTQIHQSTSQIHPHNILFNLHQTIFTLTHSPQKIQFPPKISSTQKSSTMGYRPKRTCTGASRRQEEASTSRAPPPPQFAPDPAFPDMVLVSEEQKTRIAHLKLRKDYLVRNWSFWTCFMTIWATTRSRGSSGRLLSTCGSLRCSWLSPGS, from the exons CTCATGTGCCTTCAAATACACGGATTACAAATTCGACAAGAGCTccaattttatttca TAAGAAGTTGGGacaactggtctgcatcaagtgcagtactgacgattacagggcaaagttgttcatcatccAAAAATGCATATTTACAGGGCAACCTACAAGCTGCAGGCCCGTCGGGCGGGCGTTGGCCCGGCGGGCGAGAGGAGAAAAATCGGGACAAAACACGGGACTCCCTCTTCTCCCTTTCACTTTTCCTCTCAATCATTTCCTTCATTCTCTCTCACCCACCATTAAACCTCAAACCCGAAGATCTTCAAAGCTCCATATCTCCCTCATCTCTCACCCAAATTCATCAATCCACATCCCAAATTCATCCTCATAACATCCTCTTCAACctccaccaaacaattttcacCCTTACTCACTCCCCACAAAAAATCCAATTTCCACCAAAAATCTCAAGTACTCAAAAATCTTCAACCATGGGTTATAGGCCAAAGAGGACTTGCACGGGAGCGTCTAGGAGGCAAGaggaggcttccacaagccgtgcaccaccaccacctcagttTGCACCCGACCCGGCTTTCCCGGACATGGTTCTTGTTAGTGAGGAGCAAAAAACTCGCATTGCACACCTCAAGCTTCGAAAG gactacttggtgagaaattggtctttttggACCTGTTTCATGACAATTTGGGCCACTACGCgatcccgagggagttcgggacgactATTGTCGACttgcgggagccttagatgctcatggttgagccccggaagttag
- the LOC110778331 gene encoding uncharacterized protein isoform X1 has translation MQKSRLIPFKSSILYPMTFLCFFNTVRSWDNWSASSAVLTITGQSCSSSKNAYLQGNLQAAGPSGGRWPGGREEKNRDKTRDSLFSLSLFLSIISFILSHPPLNLKPEDLQSSISPSSLTQIHQSTSQIHPHNILFNLHQTIFTLTHSPQKIQFPPKISSTQKSSTMGYRPKRTCTGASRRQEEASTSRAPPPPQFAPDPAFPDMVLVSEEQKTRIAHLKLRKDYLVRNWSFWTCFMTIWATTRSRGSSGRLLSTCGSLRCSWLSPGS, from the exons atgcaaaagtcaaggctaataccctttaaatcatcaatactgtacccaatgacCTTTTTGTGCTTTTTCAACACAGTAAGAAGTTGGGacaactggtctgcatcaagtgcagtactgacgattacagggcaaagttgttcatcatccAAAAATGCATATTTACAGGGCAACCTACAAGCTGCAGGCCCGTCGGGCGGGCGTTGGCCCGGCGGGCGAGAGGAGAAAAATCGGGACAAAACACGGGACTCCCTCTTCTCCCTTTCACTTTTCCTCTCAATCATTTCCTTCATTCTCTCTCACCCACCATTAAACCTCAAACCCGAAGATCTTCAAAGCTCCATATCTCCCTCATCTCTCACCCAAATTCATCAATCCACATCCCAAATTCATCCTCATAACATCCTCTTCAACctccaccaaacaattttcacCCTTACTCACTCCCCACAAAAAATCCAATTTCCACCAAAAATCTCAAGTACTCAAAAATCTTCAACCATGGGTTATAGGCCAAAGAGGACTTGCACGGGAGCGTCTAGGAGGCAAGaggaggcttccacaagccgtgcaccaccaccacctcagttTGCACCCGACCCGGCTTTCCCGGACATGGTTCTTGTTAGTGAGGAGCAAAAAACTCGCATTGCACACCTCAAGCTTCGAAAG gactacttggtgagaaattggtctttttggACCTGTTTCATGACAATTTGGGCCACTACGCgatcccgagggagttcgggacgactATTGTCGACttgcgggagccttagatgctcatggttgagccccggaagttag